TATGCGCCGAGGCATGGTGGAAACCTTTGTCATGCGTGGCGCTGATTTAATGTTGGCATTCCCCGCATTGCTGTTGGCTATTATTTCCGGTGCGGTTTTTGGTGCTTCTACTTGGTCGGCGATGATTGCCATTGGTATTGCAGGTATTCCTAGTTTCGCCCGCGTTGCTCGCGCTGGCACATTGCAGGTAACAAGCCAAGATTTCATCGCTGCAGCGAAGCTGTCCAAAGTTAGCGCCCCGATGATTGCAGTTCGGCATATTCTTCCCAACATCACCAGCATTCTTATCGTGCAGGCGTCAATTGCGTTTGCTCTTGCGATTTTGGCCGAAGCCGCCTTGAGCTTTTTAGGTTTGGGTACTACTCCCCCAGATCCAAGTTGGGGCCGGATGCTTCAAACCGCACAAGCCTCAATTGGTGTCACCCCGATGCTTGCAGTGTGGCCAGGTTTGGCGATCGCACTTACGGTTTTAGGTTTTAATCTTTTCGGCGATGGCCTCCGCGATGCCATTGATCCAAAGCGGGAGGTTGGCCGTGCTTAAAGTTTCCGATCTCAACGTGGGCAACAACTTTGTTCACAACGTATCTTTCGACATCAATCCCGGCGAACGAGTCGGCCTCATCGGCGAATCCGGCAGCGGAAAATCACTCACTGCGCTGTCAATAATGGGTCTGAGCGATCTGCC
Above is a genomic segment from Corynebacterium suranareeae containing:
- a CDS encoding ABC transporter permease; the encoded protein is MKLKTLTELPLSGKVGGIIVAVVFFLAALSFIWTPFDPVQVFPAERLQGSSLRHLMGTDRYGRDVLSQIMVGSRITLLVGIIAVAIAALIGTPLGIAAAMRRGMVETFVMRGADLMLAFPALLLAIISGAVFGASTWSAMIAIGIAGIPSFARVARAGTLQVTSQDFIAAAKLSKVSAPMIAVRHILPNITSILIVQASIAFALAILAEAALSFLGLGTTPPDPSWGRMLQTAQASIGVTPMLAVWPGLAIALTVLGFNLFGDGLRDAIDPKREVGRA